One genomic region from Geitlerinema sp. PCC 9228 encodes:
- a CDS encoding acetyl-CoA carboxylase carboxyltransferase subunit alpha: MASSKTFLLDFEKPLAELENRIDQIRQLASENGVDVSEQIQQLETRAEQLRREIFDSLTPAQRLQLARHPRRPSTLDYIQTIADEWIELHGDRRGSDDPAIVAGLGRLRDRPVVMLGHQKGRDTKDNVARNFGMASPGGYRKAMRLMDHANRFGMPILTFIDTPGAWAGIEAEHLGQGEAIAYNLREMFGLDVPIISTVIGEGGSGGALGIGVADRLLMFEHAVYTVASPEACAAILWKDASKSPQAAEALKITSWDLKQLGIADEIVSEPTGGAHYHPLPAAENLKQALIRNLELLSSYSGEKRRQLRYQKFRRIGQFAETSYSA; the protein is encoded by the coding sequence ATGGCCAGTTCTAAAACGTTTTTATTAGATTTTGAAAAACCGCTCGCAGAATTAGAAAATCGGATCGACCAGATCCGACAGTTAGCCTCAGAAAATGGTGTCGATGTGTCCGAACAAATACAGCAGTTGGAAACCCGTGCCGAACAACTGCGTCGGGAGATTTTTGATAGCTTGACCCCGGCGCAACGATTGCAGCTGGCACGGCACCCCCGCCGTCCCAGTACGCTAGACTACATTCAGACCATCGCCGATGAATGGATCGAATTGCATGGCGATCGCCGCGGGTCAGACGATCCCGCTATTGTAGCAGGATTGGGACGCTTGCGCGATCGCCCCGTGGTTATGCTGGGACATCAGAAAGGACGGGATACCAAAGATAACGTGGCTCGCAACTTCGGTATGGCTTCCCCAGGCGGCTACCGCAAAGCCATGCGACTGATGGATCATGCCAATCGCTTCGGCATGCCTATTTTAACCTTTATCGACACCCCCGGTGCTTGGGCCGGCATTGAAGCAGAACATTTAGGCCAGGGAGAAGCGATCGCGTATAATCTTAGGGAAATGTTCGGTTTGGACGTTCCCATTATCTCCACCGTCATCGGCGAAGGCGGTTCTGGCGGTGCTTTGGGGATTGGCGTCGCCGATCGCTTGCTCATGTTCGAACATGCGGTTTATACTGTAGCTAGTCCGGAAGCCTGTGCGGCGATTCTTTGGAAAGACGCAAGCAAATCCCCGCAGGCAGCAGAAGCGCTCAAAATTACCTCTTGGGATTTAAAGCAACTGGGAATTGCCGATGAGATTGTCTCCGAACCCACCGGCGGCGCTCACTACCATCCTTTGCCAGCCGCGGAAAATCTCAAGCAAGCCTTAATACGCAACCTAGAGCTTCTGAGTTCTTATTCTGGGGAAAAACGGCGTCAGCTGCGATATCAAAAATTTCGCCGCATCGGTCAGTTTGCCGAAACTTCTTATTCTGCCTAA
- a CDS encoding helix-turn-helix domain-containing protein, translating into MSNPNLKYTVYLTPQQREKLSAISRNGSAPAKKILHARVLLMADQQHPQGGWKDIQIAEALGLHVNTVARIRRNFVRFGWEVALQRKQRLEPPVPPKLDGELQEQLAAICCSEPPKGQTRWTLTLLVDELKARGLVTKISRETVRKALRKINYNLVKTSS; encoded by the coding sequence ATGAGCAATCCGAATCTGAAATATACAGTTTATCTAACCCCTCAACAACGAGAAAAGTTGAGTGCTATCAGTCGGAATGGTTCCGCTCCTGCTAAAAAAATTCTTCATGCTCGGGTTTTGCTCATGGCTGACCAACAACATCCTCAAGGAGGTTGGAAAGATATCCAAATTGCTGAAGCCTTGGGGTTGCACGTCAATACAGTGGCAAGAATTCGGAGAAATTTTGTCCGGTTTGGGTGGGAAGTGGCTCTGCAAAGAAAGCAACGCTTGGAACCTCCTGTGCCGCCAAAACTCGACGGGGAACTGCAAGAACAGCTAGCGGCAATTTGTTGCTCGGAACCTCCCAAAGGACAGACGCGATGGACGCTGACGCTTCTGGTGGATGAGCTGAAGGCGCGGGGTCTCGTTACAAAAATTAGCCGGGAAACGGTGCGAAAAGCATTAAGAAAAATTAATTACAACCTGGTAAAAACTAGTAGCTAA
- a CDS encoding permease — protein MNQLSRGFTIFLSLLVEAIPFLLLGVLLSSFLLIFVDERKLMKSLPGNPIFGAFAGSLIGFLFPVCECGNVPVARRLISQGISPAVAVGFLLAAPTVNPIVIWSTWVAFRDQPQIVLLRVVFSLVIATAIGAIFSIQKDFRPLLQPTVARMLQRNSTQAFNRNQTNAKNPVSTQLPAKAPVPTLLQSGTYWLGQNHPGIPAANPVPAKPLPGTRAQLFWENTIGELRELGGILILGSAIAAFVQVAVPREIILSLGQNPVSSIMAMLLLGTVVSICSTVDAFFALSFASTFTSGSLLAFLVFGPMVDLKGIGLMLSVFRGRIVAYLFLLAAQLTFLLALGVNLYLS, from the coding sequence ATGAACCAACTTTCCCGGGGTTTCACCATTTTTCTGAGCTTGCTAGTAGAAGCGATTCCCTTCCTATTACTGGGGGTTTTGCTATCTAGTTTCTTGCTCATTTTCGTAGACGAGCGGAAACTGATGAAAAGCTTACCCGGCAATCCCATTTTTGGTGCTTTTGCCGGCAGCCTCATTGGCTTCTTGTTTCCCGTGTGCGAATGCGGCAACGTTCCCGTAGCCAGACGCTTGATTTCCCAAGGCATTTCCCCCGCCGTGGCCGTTGGCTTTTTACTAGCAGCTCCCACAGTCAACCCCATTGTCATCTGGTCTACCTGGGTAGCCTTTCGCGACCAGCCGCAAATTGTCCTGTTGCGGGTGGTATTTTCTTTGGTTATCGCTACGGCCATCGGCGCGATTTTTAGCATCCAAAAAGATTTTCGTCCGCTGCTGCAACCCACAGTGGCACGAATGCTTCAACGCAACTCAACACAAGCTTTCAACCGCAACCAAACCAACGCCAAAAATCCCGTTTCCACCCAACTACCAGCCAAAGCACCAGTCCCCACTTTACTACAATCAGGAACCTATTGGTTGGGTCAGAACCATCCCGGTATCCCCGCAGCCAACCCCGTCCCAGCCAAACCCCTACCCGGAACCCGCGCGCAGTTGTTTTGGGAGAATACCATCGGCGAACTGCGGGAGTTAGGGGGAATTTTAATTTTAGGAAGTGCGATCGCGGCTTTTGTCCAAGTTGCCGTTCCCCGGGAAATTATTTTAAGTCTAGGACAAAATCCCGTTTCTTCTATTATGGCGATGTTGCTGCTGGGAACCGTCGTTTCTATTTGTTCTACAGTGGATGCTTTCTTTGCCCTCTCTTTTGCCTCTACCTTTACTAGTGGCTCGCTTTTGGCTTTTCTGGTGTTTGGTCCTATGGTAGATTTAAAAGGGATTGGGCTTATGCTCTCGGTATTCCGCGGTCGCATTGTGGCTTATCTATTTCTTTTAGCCGCCCAGCTCACCTTTTTGCTAGCATTAGGTGTTAATTTATATTTGAGTTAA
- a CDS encoding protein-arginine deiminase family protein: MTLPNGLVKLWVRAAIAALAMVLVASVWQSPLVLAPPGKCTWVATADLPSLPEVRSLSGLQQLRARVDWKRQRCQAAVDLSFLVDAYDGDTLTLKNQNWQRYQKQVEQRYHLEVAAQKSMKTAEKFARQAQQWEKRSPRNADTWRAAKVAWQKATHHLEAIPKVSFLSAEATNKLTSYRQNYTQATQQLELAQLAENFILYADTNRDGQLNDKDYVGRQRWQWQQGALVLFNLDDDDGDRRSDWQDRRVNGEKDAADLALVKLRLDRRFQDMKLRLQVKSPARRYVNLFQKTKKGWRYLASDGSSEIQTTPQIWQSSSVKDNMGEMLFGIEAKQFADRDWNGEISIEAIASQEGNLLTADTVKLRVSPWIMRPNTAPVKSLFVSDWGTRNDRFIRQIQKIVPPTQAEVKTIRRGTLWMQDTMEIGYLQFPAFSDNPNLVSFPGVLHGNRGRGKDNFSRSLLKSDFGWFNIGQPRNLLPSDRWADWYGNLEVTPPLPGYPLGRIYYGNSGTATLHPEVLEFLRAQEIQAPLVDIDTSWLMIRHVDEVIGFIPSKNEKPLMLVVSPEAGVNLLRRLQREGHGNKAINRGLSTSTTVQSALNNRRLIEHNLQIQRDRINPLIAKLKREFSLNDNQIIQIPAMFSLTGYSWWPNMVNSVAVNGHFLVADPRGPIVRDRDVTQETFRKLVSKSPLQVHFLDNDYYQELRGNVHCATNTTRTPPEQPFWKQLPNRLKNK; this comes from the coding sequence ATGACATTGCCAAATGGGTTGGTTAAACTTTGGGTACGTGCAGCGATCGCGGCTTTGGCGATGGTTTTGGTTGCCAGTGTCTGGCAGTCGCCGCTGGTGTTGGCACCACCTGGGAAATGTACTTGGGTGGCAACGGCGGATTTGCCAAGTTTGCCTGAGGTGCGCTCTCTGTCTGGCTTGCAGCAATTACGCGCTCGCGTGGATTGGAAACGCCAACGCTGTCAGGCGGCGGTGGATTTGTCGTTTCTTGTGGATGCTTACGACGGCGATACCCTAACCCTGAAAAACCAAAACTGGCAGCGCTACCAAAAACAGGTGGAACAACGCTACCACTTGGAAGTGGCGGCACAAAAATCTATGAAAACTGCCGAAAAGTTCGCTCGTCAAGCACAACAATGGGAAAAACGCTCCCCCCGAAATGCTGATACCTGGCGCGCCGCCAAAGTTGCTTGGCAAAAAGCCACACACCACTTAGAAGCCATTCCCAAAGTGTCTTTTCTGAGTGCTGAAGCAACTAACAAATTGACATCCTACCGCCAAAATTATACCCAGGCGACCCAGCAGTTGGAACTGGCGCAGCTAGCTGAGAATTTTATTCTGTATGCAGATACCAACCGTGACGGTCAGCTCAACGATAAAGATTACGTAGGCAGGCAACGGTGGCAGTGGCAGCAAGGTGCTTTGGTTTTGTTTAATCTAGATGACGACGATGGGGACCGTCGTTCTGACTGGCAAGACCGTCGCGTCAATGGCGAGAAAGATGCGGCAGATTTGGCCTTGGTGAAGTTACGCTTGGACCGCCGTTTCCAAGATATGAAGTTGCGCTTGCAAGTGAAATCCCCAGCTCGCCGTTACGTTAATTTATTCCAAAAAACTAAAAAGGGGTGGCGATATTTAGCTAGCGATGGGTCCAGCGAGATTCAAACAACTCCCCAAATTTGGCAGTCTTCCTCAGTAAAAGATAATATGGGGGAAATGCTGTTTGGAATTGAAGCTAAACAATTTGCCGATCGGGATTGGAACGGCGAAATCTCGATCGAAGCGATCGCTTCTCAAGAAGGGAATCTCCTAACTGCCGATACGGTGAAGTTGCGGGTGTCTCCCTGGATTATGCGTCCCAATACGGCACCGGTAAAATCCCTTTTTGTCAGCGATTGGGGGACCCGCAACGATCGCTTTATTCGCCAAATTCAAAAAATTGTGCCGCCAACTCAGGCTGAGGTAAAAACCATTCGACGGGGAACTTTGTGGATGCAGGATACGATGGAAATCGGTTATTTGCAGTTTCCTGCTTTTTCAGATAACCCAAACCTCGTGTCTTTTCCCGGTGTTTTGCACGGCAATCGAGGTAGGGGGAAAGATAATTTTTCGCGATCGCTGTTAAAATCTGATTTTGGCTGGTTTAATATTGGACAACCTCGCAATTTGCTACCAAGCGATCGCTGGGCTGATTGGTACGGTAATTTAGAAGTTACACCGCCACTACCAGGTTATCCTTTAGGAAGAATTTATTACGGCAATTCTGGCACCGCTACCTTGCATCCCGAGGTATTGGAATTTTTGAGAGCGCAGGAAATTCAAGCACCGCTGGTGGACATCGATACCTCTTGGTTGATGATTCGTCACGTAGATGAGGTGATTGGTTTTATTCCCTCGAAGAATGAGAAACCGTTGATGTTAGTGGTATCACCAGAAGCTGGTGTCAACTTGCTACGCCGGTTGCAACGGGAAGGACATGGTAACAAAGCCATCAATCGGGGGTTGAGTACGTCTACAACTGTGCAAAGTGCTTTGAACAACCGTCGTTTGATAGAACACAACTTGCAAATTCAACGCGATCGTATCAATCCCCTCATTGCCAAACTCAAGCGAGAATTTAGCCTCAACGACAACCAAATTATTCAGATTCCGGCTATGTTTTCCCTCACTGGTTATTCCTGGTGGCCGAATATGGTCAACTCGGTGGCAGTCAACGGTCATTTCCTAGTTGCCGACCCCAGAGGACCCATTGTGCGCGATCGCGATGTCACCCAAGAAACCTTCCGCAAGTTAGTTTCAAAATCTCCCCTGCAAGTTCATTTCCTCGACAACGATTACTACCAAGAACTGCGAGGCAACGTCCACTGCGCCACCAACACCACGCGTACCCCTCCCGAACAACCCTTTTGGAAACAATTACCCAATCGCCTCAAAAATAAATAA
- a CDS encoding dihydroorotase, translating into MSAGELLQQVRLIDPISATDRVVDVWIADGRIQQIAVEGIEVPQETTVRECNGLVLGPGLVDSYSHSGEPGREDAEPLDSLLAAARGGGFTRLAILPDTIGRLDNPSSIAFLRERCLQTAAVPSVSFWAGMFLYGGEGDFRSARLAELAELAQVEAVAGFADGEPLCNLVLMRRLLEYAKPYRLPVALYACDASVGGVMREGVDSIRCGLPGCSAIAHTAPLAALLEVVALTQTPVHIMRVSTQREVELIADAKRRQLPVTASTTWMHLLLDTTAIAPLAANTGGLADAYNPHLRLDPPLGTPSDRAALQQGVQTGIVDAIAVEHTPYTYEEKAVPFGVAPPGAVGLELALPLLWEGLVVSQKWTAIDLWRALSASAARCLQQKPAKIAPGEPAELVLFDPQAHWICDRDRLQSVANNTFWYNKSIPGRVVRVWYGQQQFASDR; encoded by the coding sequence ATGAGTGCAGGCGAATTGCTGCAACAAGTCCGATTGATAGATCCCATCTCGGCAACCGACCGAGTGGTGGATGTGTGGATTGCCGATGGTCGCATCCAGCAAATCGCTGTCGAGGGAATTGAGGTTCCTCAGGAAACCACGGTACGCGAGTGCAACGGTTTGGTTTTGGGACCGGGATTGGTAGATAGCTACAGCCACAGCGGCGAACCGGGTCGCGAGGATGCCGAACCCCTCGATTCCCTATTGGCAGCGGCCCGTGGGGGAGGTTTTACCCGGCTGGCGATTTTGCCGGATACGATTGGCCGGTTGGACAATCCCTCTAGCATTGCGTTTTTGCGGGAGCGTTGCTTGCAAACGGCTGCGGTACCGTCGGTGTCGTTTTGGGCCGGAATGTTTTTGTATGGCGGCGAAGGGGATTTTCGGTCTGCTAGGTTGGCGGAATTGGCGGAACTGGCACAGGTGGAGGCGGTAGCTGGATTTGCCGATGGGGAACCGTTGTGCAATTTGGTGTTGATGCGGCGGTTGTTGGAATATGCCAAGCCGTACCGATTGCCGGTGGCGTTGTATGCCTGCGATGCCAGTGTGGGAGGGGTGATGCGTGAAGGCGTCGATTCGATTCGTTGCGGTTTGCCTGGTTGCAGTGCGATCGCGCATACGGCCCCTTTGGCGGCGTTGCTGGAGGTGGTAGCGCTCACCCAAACCCCGGTTCACATTATGCGGGTGTCTACCCAACGGGAAGTGGAGTTGATTGCCGATGCCAAACGCCGACAGCTACCGGTAACCGCCAGTACTACCTGGATGCACTTGCTGTTGGATACCACTGCGATCGCACCATTGGCTGCCAATACCGGTGGGTTGGCGGATGCTTACAATCCCCATTTGCGTTTGGACCCGCCTTTGGGAACTCCCAGCGATCGCGCGGCGTTGCAACAGGGAGTGCAAACCGGGATTGTAGATGCGATCGCCGTGGAGCACACCCCCTATACCTACGAAGAAAAAGCCGTTCCCTTTGGCGTGGCCCCACCTGGGGCCGTGGGATTGGAACTGGCGTTGCCGCTGCTGTGGGAGGGGTTGGTGGTTTCGCAAAAATGGACCGCTATTGACCTGTGGCGCGCTTTGAGTGCGTCGGCGGCGCGCTGCTTGCAGCAAAAACCGGCGAAAATCGCTCCGGGGGAACCGGCGGAGTTGGTGTTGTTCGACCCCCAGGCGCATTGGATATGCGATCGCGATCGCCTGCAGTCGGTAGCCAACAATACCTTTTGGTACAATAAGTCCATTCCCGGTCGCGTGGTGCGCGTTTGGTACGGCCAGCAGCAATTTGCCAGCGATCGCTAG
- a CDS encoding PD-(D/E)XK nuclease superfamily protein gives MQAREYQKRIASYILYNFENRGIKVYLEVELGKTIIGKNRRIDIFVFNEPLNQALALECKYQDTGGTADEKIPYTLQDLEALHFPGFLVYAGEGFSKGIIHLLEGSSQAAYCLPDASFNQNSHTRELDSILAAVFDWWDLVLWDKKPFSLEPDSAQFSLFDNQNRS, from the coding sequence ATGCAAGCACGAGAGTATCAAAAACGCATAGCGTCTTATATTCTCTACAACTTTGAAAATAGGGGAATCAAAGTTTATCTAGAAGTAGAACTAGGAAAAACGATTATTGGCAAAAACCGAAGAATCGATATTTTCGTATTCAACGAACCTCTAAACCAAGCACTTGCTCTGGAATGCAAATACCAGGATACCGGCGGTACGGCAGATGAAAAAATCCCATACACGCTTCAAGATTTAGAGGCATTACACTTTCCAGGATTTCTCGTTTATGCCGGAGAAGGGTTTTCCAAAGGAATTATTCATTTATTAGAAGGTTCTTCCCAGGCAGCCTATTGTTTGCCAGATGCAAGTTTCAATCAAAACTCCCATACCCGCGAACTCGACTCTATTTTGGCAGCAGTCTTTGACTGGTGGGATTTGGTACTTTGGGATAAAAAACCGTTTTCCTTAGAACCAGATAGCGCCCAATTTTCTTTGTTCGATAATCAAAATCGTAGCTGA
- a CDS encoding histidine phosphatase family protein yields the protein MTTRVIIVRHGQSTHNTEHRIQGRSDESILTEKGRAMARQVGDTLADIPIEAIYSSPLRRASETAEIVKTSLQESQGKTLPLEISQNLIEVDLPLWENLPRDEVMAKYPQQYECWKQRPQELKMADPRRENPQEFFPVLSLYEQAKRFWSLLLERHQRETVLVVAHNGINRCLLMSALGIDPRYYHSIQQSNCCINVVNFSGGWGSKAQLESLNLLAHQGKNFPEPRDPNSGLRLLLVRHGETQWNQEGRFQGQIDVPLNENGRHQAYQAAQFLQDVSLDAAISSPMLRPKETAEIILQEHSGVALELMEGLREISHGLWEGKLEAEIWDSYSELLNSWKVAPETVQMPEGENLQQVWDRSQVALEEIVRKHYDPSQYRTVMVVAHDAINKAILCHLFGLGAQNFWTFKQGNGSVSVIDYPQGLDAYPQLQAANITTHLGGGVFDSTAAGAL from the coding sequence CTGACTACTCGAGTTATCATCGTCCGCCACGGTCAAAGCACCCACAACACGGAACATCGCATCCAAGGTCGTAGCGATGAATCCATACTGACAGAAAAAGGACGTGCGATGGCGCGTCAAGTAGGGGATACCCTTGCCGATATCCCCATCGAAGCCATTTACAGCAGTCCACTGAGAAGGGCCTCGGAAACCGCCGAAATTGTTAAAACTAGTTTGCAGGAAAGTCAGGGAAAAACCTTACCCCTAGAGATTTCCCAGAACCTGATTGAAGTAGACCTACCGCTGTGGGAAAACCTGCCTCGCGACGAGGTAATGGCCAAATATCCCCAACAATACGAATGTTGGAAACAACGTCCCCAAGAACTCAAAATGGCCGACCCTCGCCGGGAAAACCCGCAGGAATTTTTCCCAGTTCTTTCCCTGTACGAACAGGCGAAGCGATTTTGGTCGTTGCTGCTAGAACGCCACCAAAGAGAAACCGTTCTGGTAGTGGCTCACAATGGCATCAACCGTTGCCTGTTAATGAGTGCGTTGGGGATTGACCCGCGCTACTACCATTCCATACAACAGTCCAACTGCTGTATTAACGTTGTCAATTTCTCCGGCGGGTGGGGATCCAAAGCACAACTAGAATCATTAAATTTGCTCGCACACCAAGGCAAAAACTTCCCCGAACCCAGAGACCCCAACTCGGGATTGCGGCTGTTGTTGGTCCGCCATGGAGAAACCCAATGGAATCAAGAAGGTCGTTTCCAGGGACAAATCGACGTTCCCCTCAACGAAAACGGCCGGCATCAAGCCTACCAAGCAGCGCAATTTCTCCAAGATGTCTCCTTGGATGCAGCTATTTCCAGTCCCATGTTGCGTCCCAAAGAAACCGCCGAAATTATTTTGCAAGAGCATTCCGGCGTCGCTTTAGAACTCATGGAAGGCTTGCGGGAAATCAGCCACGGTTTGTGGGAAGGCAAGCTGGAAGCGGAAATTTGGGATAGCTACAGCGAGTTGCTCAACAGTTGGAAAGTCGCACCAGAAACCGTGCAAATGCCGGAAGGAGAAAATCTGCAACAGGTTTGGGACCGCTCCCAAGTGGCTCTGGAAGAAATTGTGCGCAAACATTACGACCCATCTCAATATCGGACAGTAATGGTGGTGGCACACGATGCCATTAACAAAGCCATTCTATGCCATTTGTTTGGTTTGGGCGCGCAAAATTTCTGGACGTTCAAACAAGGCAACGGTTCGGTGAGCGTTATTGACTATCCCCAAGGCTTGGATGCCTATCCCCAACTGCAGGCAGCGAACATTACCACTCATTTAGGCGGTGGCGTATTTGATTCTACAGCAGCGGGAGCTTTGTAA